A part of Spirochaetota bacterium genomic DNA contains:
- a CDS encoding homoserine dehydrogenase: MEINAGLIGFGTIGTGVLRLLAQYRDMLERRSSISIRVSRIADIDTTRDRGVSLDGITLTADYADIIADKSIDVVIELIGGTTIAYEVVKKALAAKKHVVTANKALLYAYGEELFALAAKNKRELRFEASVAGGIPIIRVVTEGLVGDRITTLYGIVNGTTNFILTKMLDERWDFAAAVKEAQKLGFAEADPTLDINGNDATHKLGILASVAFNASVDRRNIYTDGIENINIKDMLYADELGYTIKLLAIAKQHTNAMELRVHPTLIPKRCNLASVANEYNAIRLESEFLGISHYIGRGAGANPTATAVVSDLTDLALSVVQKREFNASRYTPFNQLRTIRYTDFESRFYLRINTFERPGILATITKVLGDHNISISSVVQKEVHEDQSIPIVFLTHRAKEKDLRDAITVIDGLDIIREKTIVFHVEDINS, encoded by the coding sequence ATGGAGATCAATGCAGGGCTTATCGGTTTCGGCACTATCGGCACCGGGGTGCTTCGTCTCCTCGCGCAGTACCGCGACATGCTCGAACGCCGGAGCAGCATATCCATACGCGTGAGCCGCATCGCCGACATCGATACGACGCGCGACCGCGGGGTGTCCCTCGACGGCATAACGCTCACCGCCGACTACGCAGATATCATCGCGGACAAATCCATCGACGTCGTGATCGAGCTCATCGGCGGAACGACCATCGCCTACGAAGTGGTGAAAAAGGCGCTCGCGGCGAAAAAGCATGTCGTCACCGCGAACAAGGCGCTGCTCTACGCCTACGGCGAAGAGCTTTTCGCGCTCGCGGCGAAGAACAAACGGGAACTGCGCTTCGAGGCGTCGGTGGCAGGCGGCATCCCCATCATACGCGTCGTCACCGAGGGGCTTGTCGGCGACAGGATAACCACGCTCTACGGCATCGTCAACGGCACGACGAATTTCATTCTCACAAAAATGCTCGATGAGCGTTGGGATTTCGCCGCCGCGGTGAAAGAGGCGCAGAAGCTCGGCTTCGCGGAGGCCGATCCTACGCTCGATATCAACGGCAATGATGCCACGCATAAGCTCGGCATACTCGCAAGCGTCGCCTTCAATGCGAGCGTCGACCGACGGAACATCTACACCGACGGCATTGAGAACATCAACATCAAGGATATGCTCTACGCGGACGAGCTCGGCTATACGATAAAGCTCCTTGCGATAGCGAAGCAGCACACGAACGCGATGGAACTGCGCGTGCATCCGACGCTCATACCCAAACGATGCAATCTCGCGAGCGTGGCCAACGAATACAATGCGATACGGCTTGAATCGGAATTCCTCGGCATTTCCCATTACATCGGACGCGGCGCGGGCGCGAACCCCACCGCCACCGCGGTCGTGAGCGATCTCACCGACCTCGCGCTCTCCGTGGTACAGAAGCGCGAGTTCAATGCGAGCCGCTACACGCCGTTCAATCAGCTCCGTACGATACGCTACACCGATTTCGAATCGCGGTTTTATCTGCGCATCAACACGTTCGAACGGCCCGGGATACTCGCAACGATTACCAAGGTACTCGGCGACCACAACATCAGCATTTCCTCCGTGGTGCAGAAGGAAGTGCATGAGGACCAGAGCATTCCCATCGTATTCCTTACGCATCGGGCGAAGGAGAAGGACCTTCGCGACGCGATCACCGTCATCGACGGACTCGATATCATACGGGAAAAGACCATCGTCTTTCACGTCGAAGATATAAACTCGTAA
- a CDS encoding PQQ-binding-like beta-propeller repeat protein, with product MRSVIILIIGMLILGCSAKKEEAVVLAVTGDVTVSLAGVKATPVSQGETLPAHAMLRTGTGSTADILIGRSHIRITENAACSIDSLHGVKSPATKISLAKGALFAKVGKLMKDESVVVETPVIIAAVRGTEFAVAAGGIRDSVLVREGSVAVRMNLPLTMDALKKLPPEARTLAGNEVVVAASYSVTVEAATMKNAAMQLEGMAKTNARIDTAIITAVKNDMKPEPLSRESVRVLKEFDGMNDAAPLEESTGTNISQKAGRAEDTGKGDVLWKTTLPSAIKSDIIRSGDDIICAASDGTVRCIGNTGGRKWEFSIPRGISGSPAAADNCVLIGGNDGILYALANGTGAVRWKKEIGTIMYARPAVSASKAFAGSSDGLLTALSLADGKTLWQYTVLGGIYSTPAIEGDSVYFGAEDGHLYCLSAADGTLRWKFKTGARILRSSPVIARGTIHIGSTDGALYAVSIDGTLRWKYQTGAKILASPAVSGDTAFAVSTDGNMYAVRSGDGTLLWKYPLGVKPEATPVIIDERIYVPGDALVVLRMNGSAAWKKSLGRISSMPAFGRGSVFVATESGDIISLSR from the coding sequence ATGCGATCTGTCATCATTCTCATCATCGGAATGCTCATTCTCGGCTGCTCGGCCAAAAAAGAGGAGGCGGTGGTACTCGCCGTTACTGGCGATGTCACCGTTTCCCTCGCGGGTGTAAAGGCTACTCCTGTCTCTCAGGGAGAAACGCTTCCCGCACATGCAATGCTGCGTACCGGAACTGGATCGACGGCCGATATTCTCATAGGCAGATCGCATATCCGCATCACGGAGAATGCCGCGTGCTCCATAGATTCGCTCCACGGGGTAAAAAGCCCGGCGACGAAAATATCCCTTGCGAAAGGCGCCCTCTTCGCAAAGGTCGGAAAACTGATGAAAGATGAATCCGTTGTCGTGGAAACGCCTGTCATCATTGCGGCGGTACGCGGAACGGAATTTGCGGTCGCTGCCGGCGGCATCCGCGACAGCGTACTCGTGAGGGAAGGCAGCGTTGCCGTACGCATGAACCTGCCGCTTACCATGGATGCATTGAAAAAACTCCCCCCCGAAGCGCGAACGCTCGCCGGCAACGAGGTCGTCGTTGCGGCATCGTACAGTGTCACCGTGGAAGCGGCAACGATGAAGAACGCCGCAATGCAGCTTGAGGGCATGGCAAAAACGAATGCCCGCATCGATACGGCGATAATAACCGCCGTGAAGAACGATATGAAGCCGGAACCGCTTTCCCGGGAAAGTGTACGTGTGCTCAAGGAATTCGATGGCATGAACGATGCGGCGCCTTTGGAAGAGTCGACCGGCACGAACATCTCACAGAAGGCGGGGCGTGCAGAGGACACCGGAAAAGGCGATGTCCTATGGAAGACAACACTTCCCTCCGCGATAAAGTCCGATATCATACGTTCGGGTGATGACATCATCTGTGCGGCGAGCGACGGGACGGTACGCTGCATCGGCAATACCGGCGGCAGGAAATGGGAGTTCAGCATTCCCCGCGGCATCTCGGGATCGCCGGCAGCGGCCGACAATTGCGTGCTCATCGGCGGCAATGACGGCATACTCTACGCGCTGGCAAATGGTACCGGCGCTGTGCGCTGGAAAAAGGAGATCGGTACCATCATGTACGCAAGGCCGGCGGTGAGCGCATCAAAGGCATTCGCGGGTTCAAGCGATGGTCTTTTGACGGCACTTTCGCTCGCTGACGGCAAGACATTGTGGCAGTACACCGTGCTCGGGGGTATCTATTCCACACCGGCGATCGAAGGGGACAGCGTCTATTTCGGCGCGGAAGACGGACATCTCTACTGCCTCTCGGCTGCCGACGGTACACTGCGATGGAAATTCAAGACCGGAGCGCGCATACTGAGATCATCACCGGTCATTGCGCGCGGGACCATTCACATCGGAAGCACCGACGGTGCGCTCTACGCCGTTTCAATCGACGGCACACTGCGATGGAAATATCAGACGGGGGCGAAAATACTGGCCAGCCCCGCCGTTTCAGGGGATACGGCCTTTGCAGTCTCAACCGACGGGAATATGTATGCCGTACGCTCCGGTGACGGCACCCTTCTGTGGAAATATCCCCTCGGCGTGAAACCGGAAGCAACACCCGTCATCATCGATGAGCGCATCTATGTTCCCGGCGATGCGCTCGTCGTTCTGCGTATGAACGGCAGCGCGGCTTGGAAGAAAAGCCTCGGCCGTATAAGCAGCATGCCGGCATTCGGCAGAGGAAGCGTGTTCGTCGCAACCGAATCGGGGGATATCATCTCGCTTTCCCGCTGA
- the larC gene encoding nickel insertion protein translates to MATLYFDCSGGAAGDMILASLLALGAPRDVLDAGVSRLGLNAHVKTNDVKRNSIAAMLVNVDGGHHAHAQTPHSPHVSPNAA, encoded by the coding sequence ATGGCGACCCTCTACTTCGACTGCTCCGGCGGCGCCGCCGGCGACATGATACTCGCCTCGCTCCTCGCGCTCGGTGCGCCGCGTGATGTGCTCGATGCGGGCGTATCGCGGCTGGGGTTGAACGCACATGTCAAGACCAATGACGTGAAACGCAATTCCATCGCGGCTATGCTCGTGAATGTCGATGGCGGACATCATGCACATGCGCAGACTCCCCATAGTCCGCACGTATCACCGAACGCAGCCTA